A single genomic interval of Aureibacillus halotolerans harbors:
- the spoIVB gene encoding SpoIVB peptidase, whose amino-acid sequence MKKTTNVRKAIGVLLLVLFIGVTMSPSFSSYLQMPSAMALFHNQASLKLPVPNGVDVSGTNRLETDMNQAENTVEVTPVTAGLATLQYRLSGFPIKQSDIRVLKDIRLIPGGQSIGVRLNSGGVLVVGYHDVSTSSGALSPGRSSGLQAGDMILSINNTPVQKMKNVGELVTKAGQDGAPMLLEVKRKETIFQAQLTPAFDQNDQKYRIGLYIKEAAAGIGTMTFYDPESKAFGSLGHVIADSTNHEPVAVYNGELLPSQVTSIARGGQGTPGEKIASFTNDKEPIGSVSKNTPFGVFGTMNKPFVNGIYQQPLPITVSSQVKKGPAKMLTVVDGQKVEAFDIEIVNSIPQKFPATKGMVVKVTDPDLLQRTGGIVQGMSGSPIIQDGKLIGAITHVFVNDPTSGYGIHIEWMLKEAGIELMQEDSYNKAS is encoded by the coding sequence ATGAAAAAAACAACAAATGTACGAAAGGCAATAGGTGTTCTTCTCCTTGTTTTATTTATCGGAGTTACAATGAGCCCGTCTTTTTCGTCTTATCTTCAAATGCCTTCAGCTATGGCATTGTTTCACAATCAAGCATCATTAAAGCTCCCGGTTCCTAACGGAGTAGATGTCTCTGGTACCAATCGCTTGGAAACAGATATGAACCAAGCTGAAAATACAGTAGAAGTTACACCGGTAACCGCAGGACTAGCGACATTACAGTATCGTCTATCAGGATTTCCAATTAAGCAGTCAGACATTCGTGTTTTAAAGGATATTCGTCTCATTCCCGGTGGTCAATCAATAGGTGTTCGTTTAAATTCTGGTGGCGTATTGGTCGTGGGGTATCATGATGTCTCAACATCTTCAGGCGCTTTGTCCCCAGGTCGCTCATCAGGTTTACAAGCAGGGGATATGATTCTTTCAATCAACAATACACCTGTACAAAAAATGAAAAATGTAGGTGAGCTTGTCACAAAAGCAGGACAGGACGGGGCACCAATGCTGCTTGAGGTAAAACGAAAGGAAACGATTTTTCAAGCACAGCTGACGCCTGCCTTTGATCAGAACGATCAAAAGTATCGCATCGGGCTGTATATTAAAGAAGCAGCTGCCGGTATTGGAACAATGACATTTTATGATCCTGAATCGAAAGCGTTTGGTTCGTTAGGGCATGTCATTGCTGATTCTACAAATCATGAACCAGTTGCCGTCTATAATGGAGAGCTTTTGCCATCACAGGTCACGTCCATCGCCAGAGGTGGACAAGGCACGCCTGGTGAAAAAATTGCCTCCTTCACAAACGATAAAGAGCCCATTGGTAGCGTCAGCAAAAATACGCCATTTGGTGTATTTGGAACAATGAACAAACCATTCGTAAACGGAATTTATCAACAACCATTGCCGATTACTGTGTCTTCTCAGGTGAAGAAAGGGCCAGCAAAAATGCTAACCGTTGTTGATGGACAAAAGGTGGAAGCCTTTGATATTGAAATTGTCAACTCTATCCCACAGAAATTCCCTGCGACAAAGGGAATGGTTGTCAAAGTAACGGATCCAGACTTGTTACAACGAACAGGTGGAATTGTCCAAGGGATGAGCGGCAGTCCTATTATTCAAGATGGCAAATTGATTGGTGCAATAACTCATGTCTTCGTAAACGATCCGACGAGCGGCTATGGCATTCACATTGAATGGATGTTAAAAGAAGCTGGAATCGAGCTCATGCAAGAAGACAGCTATAATAAAGCCAGTTAA
- the spo0A gene encoding sporulation transcription factor Spo0A yields MQTIKVGLADDNRELIGLLEDYISTQPDMEVVGVSFNGQECLEMVEKNRPDVVVLDIIMPHLDGLAVLENLRERNLEKMPNVIMLTAFGQEDVTTKAAEFGASYFILKPFDMEHLTNKIRQVSGKQTSTVKRSSVISKAGESKPKNLEANITSIIHEIGVPAHIKGYMYLREAISMVYNDIELLGSITKVLYPDIAKKYKTTASRVERAIRHAIEVAWSRGNVDSISNLFSYTVSMTKAKPTNSEFIAMVADKLRLEHKAS; encoded by the coding sequence ATGCAAACGATCAAAGTGGGTTTGGCAGATGACAATCGGGAACTTATCGGTTTATTAGAGGATTATATATCCACTCAACCTGATATGGAAGTAGTTGGTGTCTCCTTTAATGGACAGGAATGTCTAGAAATGGTGGAGAAGAATCGACCAGATGTTGTCGTGCTTGATATTATCATGCCTCATTTAGACGGTTTGGCGGTGTTAGAAAACTTACGTGAACGCAACCTTGAAAAAATGCCAAATGTCATTATGTTAACGGCATTTGGACAAGAAGATGTGACAACAAAAGCAGCTGAATTTGGAGCGTCCTATTTCATTCTCAAGCCATTTGACATGGAGCATCTAACAAACAAGATCCGTCAAGTTTCAGGCAAGCAAACGTCAACGGTTAAACGCTCCAGCGTAATTAGTAAAGCAGGAGAATCGAAGCCTAAGAACCTTGAAGCCAATATTACGTCAATCATCCATGAAATTGGTGTGCCTGCTCATATTAAGGGATATATGTATTTGAGAGAAGCGATATCGATGGTCTATAATGATATAGAGCTGTTAGGCTCAATCACAAAAGTGCTTTATCCGGACATTGCCAAAAAATATAAAACAACAGCAAGTCGCGTTGAACGTGCGATTCGGCATGCCATTGAAGTTGCGTGGAGTAGAGGAAATGTGGACTCCATCTCAAATTTATTTAGCTATACAGTCTCCATGACAAAAGCAAAGCCGACCAACTCCGAATTTATTGCCATGGTAGCCGATAAATTACGTTTGGAGCATAAAGCATCGTAG
- a CDS encoding sugar phosphate isomerase/epimerase family protein: MKEKLAAQLYTVREEMKKDFSGTFRALKKMGWSAVQLSALPAELTPQDVHQTLKENQFKVAGMHVSLDRLVNDLPNVLQEADLYETKDIVCPYLGQEYQNAKGYQQVRAMLNSIAREASGYRISYHNHDFEFKTEIDGKNGLEYLLDPVPGNDVLAEIDVYWVKKAGYDPLAFIAPYAQRMPIIHLKDMTDDSREAFAEINTGKIDFLPILRWGEDNGVEWYAVEQDQCDVSGLHSLSISFEQLHKLIESKVV, encoded by the coding sequence ATGAAAGAAAAATTAGCTGCACAGTTGTATACGGTTCGAGAGGAAATGAAAAAAGACTTTTCAGGCACGTTTCGCGCGTTAAAAAAGATGGGGTGGTCAGCAGTCCAGCTTTCTGCACTGCCTGCAGAATTGACGCCGCAAGACGTTCACCAGACGTTGAAAGAAAATCAATTCAAGGTCGCAGGAATGCATGTTTCCCTTGATCGCCTGGTCAATGATTTGCCAAATGTGCTTCAAGAGGCAGACCTCTATGAAACAAAAGATATTGTTTGTCCTTACCTTGGACAAGAATACCAAAATGCAAAAGGCTACCAGCAAGTGCGTGCGATGTTAAATAGCATTGCAAGAGAGGCAAGTGGTTATCGGATTAGTTACCATAATCATGATTTTGAATTTAAAACTGAAATTGATGGCAAAAATGGGCTTGAATATTTATTGGATCCTGTCCCTGGAAACGATGTGCTTGCTGAGATTGATGTGTACTGGGTTAAAAAAGCGGGCTATGACCCATTAGCCTTTATTGCACCTTACGCGCAGAGAATGCCAATTATTCATTTGAAGGACATGACAGATGACAGCCGAGAGGCCTTCGCAGAAATTAATACAGGAAAAATTGATTTCTTGCCAATTTTGCGATGGGGTGAAGACAATGGCGTGGAATGGTACGCTGTTGAACAGGACCAATGTGACGTTTCTGGCTTACATTCATTAAGCATTAGTTTTGAGCAGCTTCACAAGCTAATCGAATCAAAAGTGGTCTAA
- a CDS encoding dihydrolipoamide acetyltransferase family protein: MALETIKMPQLGESVTEGTVSKWLVKKGDNVKKYDPIAEVMTDKVSAEVPSTFQGVVEELIAEEGMTIAIGEPMCTMEVTSSSSAKAVSTKAAPEVSRTPDKPLRHKVFKGLDKNRFSPAVRWLAEKEGIELSDVEGTGKRGRVTRQDVEHYIAQKAEVTKNQPVEAVDVQKETKAKANKVVVERGDVVIPVQGVRAAIAKNMLRSTTEIPHAWTMVEVDVTGLVQLRDKIKNDFKSKEGYSITYFPFFVNAVVEALREYPQLNAVWGGDQIIQKNDIHISIAVATDDALFVPVIRHADEKSIKGLAREVTTLASKVRSGKIRGEEMTGGTFTVNNAGSFGSVQSMGIINYPQAALLQVQSIVKRPVVLDDGRIEARDIVNLCMSLDHRILDGLVCGRFLGRVKELLERIHPNETSIY; encoded by the coding sequence ATGGCTTTAGAGACGATCAAGATGCCACAGTTGGGTGAAAGTGTTACCGAAGGGACAGTCAGCAAATGGCTTGTTAAAAAGGGCGATAACGTGAAGAAATATGACCCTATTGCCGAAGTGATGACAGACAAAGTAAGCGCTGAGGTACCATCTACATTTCAAGGTGTCGTTGAAGAGCTCATCGCCGAGGAAGGCATGACCATAGCCATTGGAGAGCCTATGTGCACAATGGAGGTCACAAGTAGCTCGTCAGCAAAAGCAGTTTCCACAAAAGCAGCGCCTGAGGTGAGCAGAACCCCTGATAAACCTTTGCGCCATAAAGTTTTTAAAGGATTAGATAAAAATCGTTTTTCCCCTGCAGTTCGGTGGTTAGCTGAAAAAGAAGGCATTGAGCTAAGCGACGTTGAGGGGACGGGGAAAAGAGGTCGAGTCACTCGGCAGGACGTTGAGCACTATATTGCTCAGAAAGCTGAAGTGACCAAAAATCAGCCAGTTGAAGCAGTTGATGTTCAAAAAGAAACGAAAGCAAAAGCAAATAAAGTTGTCGTCGAACGTGGCGACGTCGTGATTCCCGTGCAAGGGGTCCGCGCGGCGATCGCAAAAAATATGCTTCGAAGCACAACTGAAATTCCTCATGCGTGGACAATGGTTGAAGTGGATGTGACGGGTCTTGTTCAGCTGCGAGACAAAATAAAAAATGATTTTAAAAGCAAAGAAGGCTATAGCATAACGTATTTCCCGTTTTTTGTTAATGCTGTTGTTGAAGCGTTGCGAGAGTACCCGCAGCTTAACGCTGTCTGGGGCGGTGACCAGATTATTCAAAAAAACGACATCCACATTTCAATTGCTGTTGCTACAGATGATGCGTTATTTGTTCCTGTTATTCGACACGCTGACGAAAAAAGCATTAAAGGGTTGGCACGTGAAGTGACCACACTTGCTTCAAAGGTACGCTCTGGGAAAATTCGTGGTGAGGAAATGACGGGAGGTACGTTCACCGTCAATAATGCGGGTTCTTTTGGCTCTGTGCAGTCGATGGGGATTATTAATTATCCGCAGGCCGCATTGCTTCAAGTGCAATCCATTGTGAAGCGTCCAGTCGTCCTTGATGACGGACGGATTGAAGCAAGAGATATAGTCAACTTGTGCATGTCCCTTGACCATCGGATTTTAGATGGCCTTGTGTGCGGGCGTTTTCTTGGCAGAGTTAAGGAACTTCTTGAGCGCATTCACCCAAATGAAACATCAATTTATTAA
- a CDS encoding thiamine pyrophosphate-dependent dehydrogenase E1 component subunit alpha, producing MKTGRHRKLGLTDETVVDMYKNMLLARKLDERAWLLNRAGKIDFVISCQGHEGAHAGASFALQPGRDYLFPYYRDFGLVLHFGMTPAEVMYANFGKPLDPSSGGRQMPGHFGKKASNIVTGSSPVTTQVPHAAGVALAGKMNGESFVTFASFGEGSSNQGDFHEGLNFAGVHKLPVIFMCQNNRYAISVPSHKQLACEQVSQRGSGYGMPGITVDGSDVLAVYEVMQQAVERALNGEGPTLIEVMVQRLTAHSSDDNDRKYRPSDDFEEFSRKDPVTMFRDELREAGILSDDLEASINEELDVIVDEATDLAEAAPDADEETLYDFVYEEKGATS from the coding sequence ATGAAAACAGGTAGACACCGTAAGTTAGGCTTAACAGATGAGACGGTTGTTGATATGTATAAAAACATGCTTTTGGCAAGAAAGCTTGATGAACGTGCTTGGCTTTTGAATCGTGCTGGGAAAATTGATTTTGTGATTTCCTGTCAAGGACATGAAGGAGCCCATGCAGGTGCAAGCTTTGCTTTGCAACCAGGAAGAGATTACTTGTTTCCGTATTACCGTGATTTTGGTCTCGTGCTTCATTTCGGAATGACTCCTGCTGAGGTTATGTATGCCAACTTTGGCAAACCACTTGATCCTTCATCTGGTGGAAGACAGATGCCTGGACATTTCGGAAAAAAAGCAAGCAATATTGTCACTGGATCTTCTCCTGTGACGACACAAGTGCCACATGCAGCTGGCGTTGCGCTAGCCGGGAAAATGAATGGAGAATCATTTGTCACTTTTGCTTCCTTTGGTGAAGGCTCTTCGAATCAAGGTGATTTTCATGAAGGGCTGAATTTTGCAGGCGTGCATAAGCTGCCTGTGATATTTATGTGCCAAAACAATCGTTATGCAATCTCTGTACCATCTCATAAACAGCTTGCGTGTGAGCAAGTATCGCAGCGAGGAAGTGGCTATGGTATGCCCGGGATTACGGTGGATGGCTCTGATGTTCTCGCTGTTTATGAAGTCATGCAGCAAGCGGTCGAACGTGCTTTGAATGGAGAAGGGCCAACATTAATTGAGGTGATGGTTCAACGATTGACTGCACATTCTAGTGATGACAATGACCGTAAATATCGTCCATCAGACGATTTCGAGGAATTTTCACGTAAGGATCCTGTGACAATGTTTAGAGACGAGCTACGTGAAGCAGGGATTTTATCAGACGATCTCGAAGCATCGATAAATGAGGAGCTTGACGTGATCGTCGATGAAGCGACGGACTTGGCAGAAGCAGCTCCTGACGCAGATGAAGAAACGTTGTATGATTTTGTGTATGAGGAAAAGGGGGCGACTTCATGA
- a CDS encoding aspartate kinase yields MKVAKFGGTSVASGSQIKKVGNIITADPDRKVIVVSAPGKRFEDDIKTTDLLIALDAQVQTGNKYADAFNSVIERFAEIADTLECGRKELVYFQEALEELCTSKVYSNEHRSDCLKACGEDFNARLIAAYLQHLGLDATYMNPKEAGLVLSDEPGNARVQQETFKNLNKLKEHEGILVIPGFFGYSREGHLVTFPRGGSDITGAIVAAGVQATLYENFTDVDSVYAANPKVVNTPRKIDKLTYKEMRELSYAGFSVFHDEALMPAFHAGIPVCIKNTNNPSSEGTLIVAQRDYEISPVVGIASDEGFASIYVSKYLMNREVGFGRKLLQILEDEQLSYEHIPSGIDDISIILREKQLTGEKEQRIMDKIHSELSVDTITVERGLALIMVVGEGMTRTIGVAAKATAAFAMAKVNIEMINQGSSEVSLMFGVKEKDVSKAVSALYNEYFGEHPFLEDKLKLETVKPVQ; encoded by the coding sequence ATGAAGGTGGCAAAATTCGGTGGAACGTCCGTGGCAAGCGGTTCACAAATAAAAAAAGTAGGAAATATCATTACAGCAGACCCTGACAGAAAAGTCATTGTCGTTTCTGCGCCTGGAAAACGCTTTGAAGACGATATAAAAACGACGGATTTACTCATTGCATTAGATGCGCAAGTCCAAACAGGAAACAAGTATGCAGATGCGTTTAACAGTGTGATTGAACGATTTGCAGAGATTGCAGATACATTAGAATGTGGCCGTAAAGAACTCGTCTATTTTCAAGAGGCTCTCGAAGAGTTATGCACGAGCAAAGTCTATTCGAACGAGCATCGTTCAGATTGTTTAAAAGCATGCGGGGAAGACTTTAATGCACGTCTCATTGCGGCTTACTTACAGCATTTAGGCCTTGATGCGACGTACATGAATCCTAAAGAGGCCGGTTTAGTTTTGAGTGACGAGCCAGGAAATGCTCGTGTACAGCAGGAAACCTTTAAGAACTTAAACAAGCTAAAAGAGCATGAAGGCATTCTTGTTATTCCAGGGTTTTTCGGGTACTCAAGAGAAGGTCATCTTGTCACTTTCCCAAGGGGGGGCTCGGATATTACGGGAGCGATTGTCGCTGCTGGTGTCCAAGCAACTCTGTATGAGAACTTTACAGATGTGGATTCTGTTTACGCTGCTAATCCTAAGGTAGTAAACACACCACGGAAAATAGATAAGTTAACATACAAGGAAATGCGAGAGCTTTCTTATGCTGGTTTTTCTGTTTTCCATGATGAGGCATTAATGCCTGCATTCCATGCGGGTATACCCGTATGCATCAAAAACACAAACAATCCCTCTTCAGAAGGAACGTTAATTGTTGCTCAACGTGACTATGAGATTTCACCAGTCGTAGGTATTGCGAGTGATGAAGGTTTTGCTAGCATCTATGTGAGCAAATATTTAATGAACCGAGAAGTTGGGTTTGGTCGGAAACTGTTGCAAATTTTAGAGGACGAGCAGTTGTCTTATGAGCATATTCCTTCAGGGATTGATGACATTTCAATCATATTACGAGAAAAACAGCTCACAGGGGAAAAAGAACAGAGGATTATGGATAAAATTCATTCGGAGCTTAGTGTGGACACTATTACAGTTGAACGTGGCTTAGCTCTGATTATGGTTGTAGGCGAAGGAATGACGCGGACAATAGGTGTTGCAGCAAAGGCAACAGCAGCGTTTGCGATGGCGAAGGTGAACATTGAAATGATCAACCAGGGGTCATCAGAAGTAAGCTTAATGTTTGGGGTGAAAGAGAAGGACGTCTCCAAAGCCGTCTCTGCCCTGTACAATGAATATTTTGGTGAGCATCCTTTTTTAGAGGATAAACTAAAGCTTGAGACGGTCAAGCCAGTACAATAA
- a CDS encoding DUF2627 domain-containing protein, with translation MKRFIALLLVCIPIISAAYGIKLLRDVLFGIQQSPYGYLWIQFFAGLFFLAIGCYLVGSFVIYRDRKNGKVPPRKAQKKAKV, from the coding sequence TTGAAGCGATTTATTGCATTGCTTCTCGTTTGTATTCCCATTATTTCTGCAGCATATGGGATAAAATTACTTCGTGATGTTCTTTTTGGTATTCAACAATCTCCTTACGGCTATTTATGGATACAATTTTTTGCTGGACTCTTTTTTCTTGCGATTGGCTGTTATTTGGTAGGTAGCTTTGTCATCTATCGTGATCGCAAAAACGGGAAGGTCCCGCCACGAAAAGCACAAAAAAAAGCTAAAGTGTGA
- a CDS encoding alpha-ketoacid dehydrogenase subunit beta — translation MTVMNYVEAINAALYEEMERDEKVFIIGEDVGIKGGAFLATKGLYETFGEARVIDSPLAESAIAGVGIGAAMYGMRPICEMQFADFILPAVNQIVSEAAKIRYRSNNDWSCPITIRAPYGGGVHGALYHSQSLEAMFAGTPGLRVVIPSSPRDAKSMLKAAIRSNDPVLYFEHKKAYRSLKEEVPEHEEVMDLTKAAVKKEGDDVTVITYGLCVQHALDAAKNVEKDGISVHVLDLRSIYPMDREAIIEATSKTGKVVLVTEDNKESSVLGEVAAIIGEECLFQLDAPIQRVCGPDTPAMPFAPVLEKHFLVNPDKIEKALRQLAAF, via the coding sequence ATGACGGTTATGAATTATGTAGAAGCCATTAATGCAGCCCTTTATGAAGAAATGGAAAGAGACGAGAAGGTCTTTATCATCGGTGAGGATGTAGGCATTAAAGGGGGCGCCTTTCTTGCGACGAAAGGCCTTTATGAAACGTTTGGGGAAGCGAGAGTCATTGATTCACCACTTGCTGAATCAGCGATTGCAGGCGTAGGTATCGGTGCAGCCATGTACGGCATGCGTCCAATTTGTGAAATGCAATTTGCCGATTTTATTTTGCCGGCAGTGAACCAAATTGTCTCAGAAGCTGCTAAAATTCGTTATCGATCAAACAATGACTGGTCATGCCCAATTACCATTCGTGCACCTTATGGTGGCGGCGTCCACGGAGCCTTATACCATTCACAATCGTTAGAAGCGATGTTTGCGGGAACGCCAGGGTTACGTGTTGTGATTCCTTCGTCGCCTCGTGATGCCAAGTCCATGCTAAAGGCTGCCATCCGTAGCAATGATCCCGTGTTATATTTCGAGCACAAAAAAGCATATCGCTCGTTGAAGGAAGAAGTTCCTGAACACGAAGAGGTCATGGACTTAACAAAGGCAGCAGTGAAAAAAGAGGGCGATGATGTCACTGTGATTACGTATGGCCTTTGTGTGCAGCATGCACTAGATGCGGCGAAAAACGTTGAAAAAGATGGCATATCGGTGCATGTCTTAGATTTACGTTCAATCTATCCGATGGACCGTGAAGCCATTATTGAGGCAACATCAAAGACGGGGAAAGTGGTACTTGTCACTGAGGACAACAAAGAAAGCTCTGTCCTTGGCGAAGTCGCAGCCATCATCGGAGAAGAGTGCTTGTTTCAGCTCGATGCGCCAATCCAGCGTGTATGCGGGCCGGATACGCCAGCAATGCCATTTGCTCCCGTTCTAGAGAAACATTTTCTTGTCAATCCTGATAAAATCGAAAAGGCATTAAGGCAGCTTGCCGCATTTTAA
- the lpdA gene encoding dihydrolipoyl dehydrogenase, translating to MIKSYDLIILGGGIAGYTAAIRASQLGLRAALIEKDRVGGTCLHKGCIPTKAFLKSAEVFQQVKNAGHFGVQTAAAALQFSKVRERKDEIVQKLYQGVQSLVKQAKVDSFTGTATFVSNESTTEHHTVIKVNDDQTLEGKHIVIATGSRSRELSTMPFNNDLVLSSDNMVELRELPQSVTIVGGGVIGVEWAAMLADFDIPVTIIEPMDRLLPAEDESISKAMQTSLEAKGVTCWTSVKDIERSNDSAAIRFIHNEEERLVENEKILVAIGREAHTSDLNLDAIGVERDGNVILINDQQQTTVPNIYAAGDCTSGPQLAHKAAWQAKTAVEHIAGLQVEGYALSDIPRCIYTTPQAASVGLTQQQLERKQRPFEAKTYPLQFNGKALIEETTGFAKLLYDPETNDLLGLHLFGDHVTEMIGIGAMSLYVNASTEELAEVILPHPTLSETINEAAKMAIGSPLHI from the coding sequence ATGATCAAGTCATATGACCTCATCATTTTAGGAGGTGGCATTGCCGGATATACTGCAGCTATCCGTGCGTCTCAGCTTGGATTACGTGCAGCCCTGATTGAAAAAGATCGTGTTGGTGGGACATGCTTACATAAAGGCTGTATTCCAACAAAAGCGTTTTTGAAAAGCGCTGAGGTATTTCAACAGGTGAAAAATGCTGGCCATTTTGGCGTGCAAACGGCAGCCGCTGCCTTGCAATTTTCTAAAGTACGGGAACGAAAAGACGAGATTGTGCAAAAGCTATACCAAGGCGTACAAAGCTTAGTTAAACAAGCCAAAGTAGACTCTTTTACAGGAACTGCAACATTTGTATCAAATGAATCTACAACAGAACATCATACAGTGATTAAAGTGAATGATGACCAAACCCTTGAAGGAAAACACATCGTGATTGCCACCGGTTCTCGGTCTAGGGAGCTATCAACTATGCCATTTAATAATGACCTAGTCCTAAGCTCTGATAATATGGTAGAATTAAGAGAGCTTCCACAATCGGTAACGATTGTTGGAGGGGGTGTCATTGGAGTTGAATGGGCCGCTATGTTGGCTGACTTCGATATTCCAGTGACCATAATTGAGCCTATGGATCGTCTTCTGCCTGCAGAGGATGAAAGTATTTCGAAGGCGATGCAAACGTCTCTTGAGGCAAAAGGCGTAACATGCTGGACAAGCGTCAAGGATATTGAACGATCAAATGATTCAGCAGCTATCCGATTTATTCATAATGAAGAAGAACGATTGGTTGAGAATGAAAAGATTCTTGTTGCTATTGGAAGAGAAGCGCATACGAGCGATCTGAATTTAGATGCGATTGGCGTTGAACGTGATGGAAACGTCATTCTCATTAATGACCAGCAACAAACTACTGTACCGAACATTTATGCTGCTGGGGATTGCACATCAGGACCACAGCTCGCTCATAAAGCAGCATGGCAGGCGAAAACAGCGGTGGAGCATATCGCTGGGCTCCAAGTTGAAGGGTATGCATTGAGTGATATTCCAAGATGCATTTATACGACCCCTCAAGCAGCTAGTGTCGGTTTGACACAACAGCAGCTTGAACGAAAGCAACGTCCCTTTGAAGCAAAGACGTACCCACTTCAGTTCAATGGCAAGGCGTTGATTGAGGAGACCACTGGGTTTGCTAAACTATTGTACGATCCAGAAACGAACGATTTGCTTGGGCTTCATTTATTTGGTGACCACGTTACCGAAATGATTGGCATTGGCGCGATGTCTCTTTACGTCAATGCATCGACGGAAGAATTGGCAGAGGTTATCTTGCCTCATCCGACGCTGTCGGAAACCATTAATGAGGCAGCGAAAATGGCAATAGGATCTCCGCTGCACATTTAG